One Phocaeicola dorei genomic region harbors:
- a CDS encoding MGH1-like glycoside hydrolase domain-containing protein, translating to MKHKFTKIILLTAVVAGFTAACNPASENIPTGKRYEFNNILDIAYTPDTLTRCRGWFTDAGSWMGFTLPQKDHWVNGFCGPFSLDMNRRQWMAQSAVTVGYADQANVIFTPDSTCYFPGELYLSASSEEGKIIQRLNFLDASTALLRIHSDAGKELSLTASQWGKEIQVQTDQNTVIARHPSGEIVALTFTPDVSVKGTDNNYQAKINGSEHDTYVAISFYTGEKELSAGLQKAQLALSNPQEGLKANKERWEGYLTKILRKDMKPEYDRIAVKAVVTLISNWRTHRGGLLHEGIVPSHAAYYFVGFWAWDTWRFSAALAKFDPELAKDNIRAMFDYQQPDGMIIDCIYTDPAENNARDSKPPLVSWAVDEIFTHTNDTAFISEMYPQLMAYYKWWYNKRDHNRNGMCEYGSTDGTLEAAAWESGMDNAIRFDDAKMLKNNGAEDAWSMDQESVDLNAYLALECKLLKKFASILGVTFDGPDYSSQVADYFFDKEKGFFFDRRLKDGSFIQEPGCEAYTPLWTEVATADQVKAMLPLLTDTAKFSTYIPFPTVAADNPKYNPRGYWRGPIWLDQTYFAIRGLRNYGYNKMADEYTLQVFDRLQGLKEGAPIHENYGTHTGELLKAPHFSWSSSHLLMLYDDYGK from the coding sequence ATGAAACATAAATTTACCAAAATCATTCTTCTCACAGCAGTAGTTGCAGGCTTCACAGCCGCCTGTAACCCTGCCAGTGAGAACATCCCCACAGGCAAAAGATATGAATTCAATAACATACTGGATATAGCCTATACTCCCGATACACTGACACGTTGCCGGGGTTGGTTCACAGACGCCGGTTCCTGGATGGGATTTACCCTTCCGCAGAAAGATCACTGGGTGAACGGTTTCTGTGGCCCGTTCAGTCTGGATATGAACCGACGCCAATGGATGGCACAATCGGCTGTCACGGTAGGATATGCCGATCAGGCGAATGTTATATTTACTCCGGATTCCACTTGTTATTTCCCGGGAGAGTTATATCTTTCGGCAAGTTCAGAGGAAGGTAAAATCATTCAACGCCTGAATTTTTTAGATGCTTCTACCGCATTGCTCCGCATTCACTCCGATGCAGGGAAGGAACTCTCCTTAACTGCCAGCCAATGGGGAAAAGAGATACAAGTCCAAACAGACCAAAATACCGTCATCGCCCGTCATCCCTCCGGTGAGATTGTAGCATTAACTTTTACCCCGGATGTTAGCGTAAAGGGCACTGACAATAATTACCAAGCAAAAATCAATGGCAGCGAACACGACACCTACGTAGCCATTTCTTTCTATACCGGAGAAAAAGAACTTTCTGCCGGATTACAAAAAGCACAATTGGCTCTCAGCAATCCGCAGGAAGGACTCAAAGCCAACAAAGAACGCTGGGAAGGTTATCTCACCAAGATTCTGCGCAAAGATATGAAACCTGAGTATGACCGTATCGCCGTGAAAGCAGTTGTTACACTTATCAGCAACTGGCGTACCCACCGCGGCGGATTGCTCCACGAAGGAATTGTTCCGAGCCATGCCGCATACTACTTCGTAGGATTCTGGGCCTGGGACACTTGGCGTTTCTCTGCTGCTCTGGCAAAATTCGATCCGGAATTGGCCAAGGACAACATTCGTGCCATGTTTGACTACCAGCAGCCTGACGGTATGATTATAGACTGTATCTATACCGATCCTGCCGAAAATAATGCACGCGACAGCAAACCTCCTCTCGTATCATGGGCGGTAGACGAAATATTCACCCATACCAATGATACGGCGTTCATCAGTGAAATGTATCCACAATTGATGGCCTATTACAAATGGTGGTACAACAAGCGTGACCATAACCGCAACGGTATGTGTGAATACGGTTCTACCGATGGCACATTGGAAGCAGCAGCCTGGGAAAGCGGTATGGATAATGCCATCCGTTTTGATGATGCCAAGATGCTGAAAAATAACGGGGCTGAGGATGCATGGAGCATGGATCAGGAAAGTGTTGATTTAAATGCTTATCTGGCTTTGGAATGTAAACTATTAAAGAAATTTGCAAGTATTCTGGGAGTTACTTTTGACGGTCCGGATTACAGTAGCCAAGTAGCCGATTATTTCTTCGACAAAGAAAAAGGTTTCTTCTTCGATCGCCGTTTAAAGGACGGAAGCTTTATACAGGAACCGGGATGCGAAGCATATACTCCGTTATGGACAGAAGTAGCTACTGCCGATCAGGTAAAAGCCATGTTGCCCCTGCTGACCGATACAGCCAAGTTCTCTACCTACATTCCCTTCCCCACAGTAGCAGCAGACAACCCGAAGTATAACCCACGTGGCTATTGGCGTGGCCCTATCTGGTTGGATCAGACTTATTTCGCTATCCGCGGTCTGCGCAACTATGGATATAACAAGATGGCGGATGAATATACCCTCCAGGTATTCGACCGTCTGCAAGGCTTGAAAGAAGGAGCACCGATACATGAAAACTATGGCACACACACCGGTGAATTGTTAAAAGCTCCCCATTTCAGTTGGAGTTCATCACATTTGCTGATGTTATATGATGATTATGGCAAATAA
- a CDS encoding CvpA family protein: MATIDIIILAMIGVGVIMGLMKGFVKQMASIVGLIAGLLMARALFGIVAERLAPVLGTSTTVAQVLAFILIWVAVPLGFAFVASLLTKALDAVHLGWLNRWLGSGLGALKYMILIGLVIHVIEYIDPNNELISATKKKESVLYYPMRDLSGIFFPVFKNVTEQLIEI, translated from the coding sequence ATGGCGACAATAGATATTATTATATTGGCTATGATTGGTGTGGGTGTCATTATGGGATTAATGAAGGGATTTGTGAAGCAGATGGCGTCTATTGTAGGGTTGATAGCCGGATTGCTGATGGCTCGTGCCTTGTTTGGCATTGTTGCTGAAAGGTTGGCACCGGTTTTAGGTACTTCGACGACTGTAGCACAGGTTTTAGCTTTTATATTGATCTGGGTAGCTGTACCTTTAGGTTTTGCGTTCGTCGCCTCTTTGTTGACAAAAGCATTGGATGCTGTGCACCTGGGATGGCTGAACCGTTGGTTAGGCAGCGGATTGGGAGCATTGAAGTATATGATACTGATAGGGTTAGTTATTCATGTGATAGAATATATAGACCCGAACAATGAGCTGATTAGTGCAACAAAAAAGAAGGAATCAGTGTTATATTATCCTATGAGGGACTTGTCCGGTATCTTTTTTCCGGTATTTAAGAATGTAACAGAACAATTAATAGAAATATAA
- a CDS encoding aminotransferase class V-fold PLP-dependent enzyme has translation MYDIQKVREDFPILDREVYGKPLIYLDNGATTQKPRQVVEAITDEYYSVNANVHRGVHFLSQQATELHEASRETVRRFINARSSNEIVFTRGTTESINLLASSFADSQMKEGDEVIVSVMEHHSNIVPWQLQAARKGIVLKVIPMNDRGELLLDEYEKLFSERTKLVSFAHVSNVLGTVNPAKEMIATAHTHSVPVLIDGAQSVPHMKVDVQDLDADFFAFSGHKIYGPTGVGVLYGKEEWLDKLPPYQGGGEMIQSVSFEKTTFNELPFKFEAGTPDYIGTTALAKALDYVSAIGMENIAAHEHELTLYAMQRLKEINGMRIFGEAEHKSSVISFLVGNIHHLDMGTLLDRLGIAVRTGHHCAQPLMIHMGIEGTVRASFGLYNTKEEIDMLAAGIERVSRMF, from the coding sequence ATGTACGATATACAAAAAGTAAGAGAAGATTTTCCGATATTAGATCGGGAGGTGTATGGAAAGCCGCTTATTTATCTGGATAATGGGGCTACCACTCAGAAACCGCGCCAAGTGGTTGAAGCCATAACCGATGAATATTATTCGGTCAATGCCAATGTGCATCGTGGTGTGCATTTCTTGTCTCAGCAGGCTACCGAGTTGCATGAAGCTTCTCGTGAGACTGTACGTCGTTTTATCAATGCACGCAGTAGCAATGAAATCGTGTTTACACGGGGCACGACGGAGAGTATCAACCTGTTGGCTTCTTCTTTTGCCGACAGTCAGATGAAGGAAGGTGATGAAGTGATTGTTTCTGTCATGGAGCATCATAGCAATATTGTACCTTGGCAGTTACAGGCTGCGCGTAAAGGAATCGTGCTGAAAGTGATTCCCATGAATGACAGGGGAGAACTGTTGTTGGATGAATATGAGAAACTCTTTTCGGAACGGACCAAGCTGGTGAGTTTCGCTCATGTAAGTAATGTGTTGGGCACTGTCAATCCGGCGAAAGAGATGATTGCGACTGCCCATACACACAGTGTTCCCGTTTTGATTGACGGGGCGCAGAGTGTTCCTCACATGAAAGTGGATGTTCAGGATTTGGATGCTGACTTTTTTGCTTTCAGCGGACATAAGATATATGGACCTACCGGTGTGGGAGTGCTTTATGGAAAAGAAGAGTGGCTGGATAAACTTCCACCTTACCAAGGGGGAGGCGAGATGATACAAAGTGTCAGCTTCGAGAAAACGACTTTTAATGAATTACCGTTTAAGTTTGAAGCGGGAACTCCCGATTATATCGGCACTACCGCCTTGGCAAAAGCGTTGGATTATGTATCTGCCATTGGTATGGAGAACATTGCCGCCCATGAGCATGAACTGACCCTATATGCCATGCAGCGTCTGAAAGAAATAAACGGAATGCGTATCTTCGGAGAGGCTGAGCATAAGAGCAGTGTCATTTCTTTCTTGGTAGGAAATATTCATCATTTGGATATGGGTACGTTGCTTGACCGTCTGGGCATTGCCGTACGTACCGGGCATCATTGTGCTCAGCCTTTGATGATTCATATGGGGATTGAAGGAACCGTGCGTGCTTCTTTCGGTTTGTATAATACCAAGGAGGAGATAGATATGCTGGCTGCCGGCATTGAGCGCGTCAGCAGGATGTTTTGA
- the sufD gene encoding Fe-S cluster assembly protein SufD produces MRAEQQYIDLFSQCEAMICQHSAEVLNAPRAQAFADFEKLGFPTRKQEKYKYTDVSKLFEPDYGLNLNRLDIPVNPYEVFKCDVPNMSTALYFVVNDAFYRKVLPKAQLPEGVLLGSLKELSEQYPALVKQYYGKLADTSKDGVTAFNTTFAQDGFMLYVPKGVVVDKPIQLVNILRADVNFMVNRRVLVVLEESAQARLLICDHAMDNVNFLSTQVIEVFAKENATFDLYELEETHTSTVRFSNLYVNQEADSNVLLNGMTLHNGTTRNTTEVTLAGRGAEINLCGMVIADKNEQVDNHTFIDHKVADCASNELFKYVLDDQATGAFAGKVLVREGAQHTNSQQTNRNLCATRDAHMYTQPQLEIYADDVKCSHGATVGQLDENALFYMQQRGISLKEARLLLMFAFVNEVIDTIRMDALKDRLHLLVEKRFRGELNKCQGCAICK; encoded by the coding sequence ATGAGAGCAGAACAACAATATATTGATCTCTTTTCTCAATGTGAGGCGATGATTTGCCAGCATAGTGCCGAGGTGCTGAACGCTCCCCGTGCGCAAGCTTTCGCAGATTTCGAAAAATTAGGTTTCCCTACCCGCAAGCAGGAAAAGTATAAATACACGGATGTGAGCAAATTGTTCGAGCCGGATTATGGTTTGAATTTGAACAGACTCGACATTCCGGTGAATCCGTATGAAGTGTTCAAGTGCGATGTACCTAATATGAGTACCGCTCTTTATTTTGTAGTAAATGATGCTTTTTATCGTAAAGTTTTGCCGAAGGCGCAATTGCCGGAAGGAGTGTTGCTTGGCAGCTTGAAAGAGCTGTCTGAACAATATCCGGCTTTGGTCAAGCAGTATTATGGCAAGTTGGCAGATACTTCCAAGGATGGTGTGACCGCCTTCAATACTACTTTTGCCCAGGATGGCTTTATGCTGTATGTGCCGAAAGGCGTGGTGGTGGACAAACCCATTCAACTGGTGAATATATTGCGTGCTGATGTTAATTTTATGGTGAACCGCCGTGTGCTGGTTGTGCTGGAAGAAAGTGCGCAGGCTCGTCTGTTGATTTGTGATCATGCCATGGATAATGTAAATTTCCTTTCTACTCAGGTTATTGAGGTCTTTGCAAAAGAAAATGCTACTTTCGATCTTTATGAACTGGAAGAAACCCATACCAGCACAGTGCGTTTCAGTAACCTCTATGTGAACCAGGAGGCAGACAGTAATGTGCTTTTGAATGGTATGACTTTGCATAACGGTACTACGCGTAATACAACTGAAGTAACTTTGGCCGGACGTGGAGCTGAGATCAATTTGTGTGGTATGGTCATTGCCGATAAGAATGAACAGGTGGACAATCATACTTTCATTGACCACAAGGTTGCTGATTGCGCTAGTAATGAGCTGTTTAAATATGTATTGGATGATCAGGCGACAGGTGCGTTTGCCGGAAAAGTATTGGTACGTGAAGGAGCACAACATACTAATTCCCAACAAACCAACCGCAACCTCTGTGCTACTCGTGATGCCCATATGTACACTCAGCCGCAACTGGAAATTTATGCGGATGATGTGAAGTGCTCTCACGGAGCAACTGTCGGTCAGCTAGATGAAAATGCCTTGTTTTATATGCAGCAACGTGGCATCAGTTTGAAAGAAGCGCGTTTGTTGCTCATGTTTGCTTTTGTCAATGAAGTAATAGATACCATCCGCATGGATGCATTGAAAGACCGTTTGCATCTGTTGGTGGAAAAACGCTTCCGTGGTGAGTTGAATAAATGTCAGGGATGTGCGATATGTAAATAG
- the sufB gene encoding Fe-S cluster assembly protein SufB — translation MQEEPNKYVKELTQEKYKYGFTTEVHTDIIERGLNEDVIRLISAKKNEPEWLLEFRLKAYRYWLTMEMPAWAHLTIPEIDYQAISYYADPTKKKEGPKSMDEVDPELIKTFNKLGIPLEEQMALSGMAVDAVMDSVSVKTTFKETLLEKGIIFCSFSEAVREHPDLVKKYLGSVVGPRDNFFAALNSAVFSDGSFVYIPKGVRCPMELSTYFRINAANTGQFERTLIVADDDSYVSYLEGCTAPMRDENQLHAAIVEIVVHDRAEVKYSTVQNWYPGDAEGKGGVYNFVTKRGHCKGVDSKLSWTQVETGSAITWKYPSCILSGDNSTAEFYSVAVTNNYQQADTGTKMIHLGRNTRSTIVSKGISAGKSQNSYRGLVRVAQKADNARNYSQCDSLLLGSQCGAHTFPYMDIHNETAVVEHEATTSKISEDQLFYCNQRGIPTEDAIGLIVNGYAKEVLNKLPMEFAVEAQKLLAISLEGSVG, via the coding sequence ATGCAAGAAGAACCCAATAAATATGTGAAAGAACTGACGCAGGAGAAGTACAAATATGGCTTCACCACAGAAGTTCACACAGATATTATAGAAAGGGGATTGAATGAGGATGTTATCCGCTTGATTTCTGCAAAGAAAAACGAGCCGGAGTGGTTACTGGAGTTTCGCCTGAAAGCATACCGCTACTGGCTGACAATGGAGATGCCTGCATGGGCACACCTCACTATCCCTGAAATAGATTATCAGGCTATATCCTATTATGCGGATCCTACAAAGAAAAAAGAAGGACCGAAAAGTATGGATGAGGTAGATCCTGAGTTGATTAAAACTTTCAATAAATTAGGTATTCCCTTGGAGGAACAAATGGCGTTGAGTGGTATGGCAGTAGATGCTGTCATGGACTCTGTATCCGTCAAGACTACATTTAAAGAAACCTTGTTGGAAAAAGGGATTATTTTTTGTTCGTTCAGTGAAGCGGTGCGTGAACATCCCGATTTGGTGAAGAAATATCTGGGTTCGGTGGTTGGACCGCGGGATAATTTTTTTGCAGCCTTGAACTCGGCAGTGTTCAGTGACGGATCGTTTGTATATATTCCGAAAGGAGTGCGTTGTCCTATGGAACTCTCCACCTATTTCCGTATCAATGCGGCTAATACCGGTCAGTTTGAACGTACACTGATTGTTGCGGATGATGATAGTTATGTTTCTTATCTGGAAGGATGTACGGCCCCTATGCGGGATGAGAACCAATTACATGCGGCCATAGTGGAGATTGTGGTGCATGACCGTGCGGAAGTGAAATATTCTACCGTACAGAACTGGTATCCGGGAGATGCCGAAGGCAAAGGAGGAGTATATAACTTTGTGACAAAACGTGGCCATTGCAAAGGAGTGGATAGCAAATTGAGCTGGACACAGGTGGAAACCGGATCGGCCATTACTTGGAAATATCCCAGTTGCATCTTGAGTGGAGATAATTCTACTGCTGAATTCTATTCGGTGGCAGTAACGAATAACTATCAGCAGGCTGATACGGGGACTAAAATGATTCATTTAGGTAGAAATACCCGTAGTACCATTGTTAGTAAAGGAATCAGTGCCGGAAAGAGCCAGAACTCTTATCGTGGTCTGGTACGTGTGGCTCAGAAAGCAGACAATGCCCGTAATTACAGTCAGTGTGACTCTTTGTTGCTGGGGAGCCAGTGCGGTGCTCATACATTCCCATATATGGATATTCATAATGAAACTGCTGTGGTGGAACATGAGGCGACAACCAGCAAGATCAGCGAAGACCAGTTGTTTTATTGCAATCAGCGCGGTATTCCTACGGAAGACGCTATTGGGTTGATTGTCAATGGATATGCAAAAGAAGTACTGAATAAACTTCCAATGGAGTTTGCGGTAGAGGCACAGAAGCTGCTGGCTATTTCTTTAGAGGGAAGTGTAGGATAA
- a CDS encoding glycoside hydrolase family 2 TIM barrel-domain containing protein translates to MKHSLNTFLTLLFVCASAWGENVPWQNPQINEINREPAHAHFIPYTNEANALKQQALPAAQRFAVNPATERRISLDGTWKFLFSKNNEECPTDFYKMGYNTKRWKDIQVPGSWELQGFDSPIYTDVAYPFPANPPHVPTDYNPVGAYVREFTVPAHWKGMDIFLDFEGVESAFYCWVNGELAGYSEDSRLPAHFNITPFLKTGKNKLAVKVFRYSDGSYLEDQDYWKYSGIERDVYLYARPQSRVQDFKLVAGLTNGYKDGDFNLDITLHKPHPGGIVEVKIMDKGNVIYQHKKEITSVTDTLFAQKHLFPAILPWNAETPNLYTLVVSTYDAQGKALESFTQPFGFRSVEMRNGMQLINGVAVLFKGVNRHEHDPHHGRTITVESMIKDIQLMKQFNLNAVRTCHYPNRYEWYALCNEYGLYLVDEANIESHGMQAHKDGTLANNPDWEVPFMQRMSRMVLRDRNITAIVTWSMGNESGYGKHFETLYDWTKKFDPTRPVQYEGGGYDAKSDIYCPMYARIWSLRRHVNQRDARPMILCEYAHAMGNSVGNLQDYWDLIYKYDQLQGGFIWDWVDATFDIKDKNGNKIWAYGGDMGFVGVPNDSNFCANGLVAADRSLHPHIWEVKKVYQYIHFEPVAFTTKQIKVTNWHDFIGLEDYKLHWTVETDGKAVQSGEMDFPTMTARSSAFITIPMNLIPNDGKEYFLKLEAFTKKEAPLVPKGHQVAMEQWQLNPEGERLLNATWTARELVDKTINTERTPDAITLTGENFRIAFSTADGEMTELLYNGKNLIKEGLQPNFWRALTDNDVANNHLERCGIWKFAGKNAKLQSIDLKEDSNKKLATVTVNYKLEAQESTLQTIYQVRPNGAVKVSMHFVPGNKALPEMPRLGMRMILPAEYDVMTWLGRGPQENYADRKTGYPIGLYTATVWEQFHPYVRAQETGNKTDVRWVALRNKAGEGLLITGEEPLNVSAWNFPLEDIDYVAFNTERRHGGSIMKKDMVWLNIDHRHMGVGGDNTWGAQVHPEYTITPHEWQYSFTMQPLSNQDDAAEKAHKKWF, encoded by the coding sequence ATGAAACACTCTCTTAATACTTTTCTTACACTGTTGTTTGTTTGTGCTTCTGCCTGGGGTGAAAACGTGCCCTGGCAAAATCCGCAAATAAATGAAATAAATCGTGAACCTGCCCATGCCCATTTCATTCCTTATACGAATGAGGCCAATGCACTGAAACAACAAGCTTTACCTGCCGCCCAACGTTTTGCAGTAAACCCCGCCACAGAACGCCGCATTTCACTAGACGGAACCTGGAAGTTCTTATTCTCTAAAAACAATGAGGAATGCCCGACAGATTTTTATAAAATGGGGTACAACACCAAACGCTGGAAAGACATACAGGTTCCGGGAAGCTGGGAACTGCAAGGATTTGACTCCCCCATCTATACTGACGTAGCCTACCCCTTTCCTGCCAATCCGCCTCATGTTCCAACCGATTACAATCCGGTAGGTGCATATGTACGTGAATTTACCGTACCGGCCCATTGGAAAGGAATGGATATTTTCCTTGATTTTGAAGGAGTTGAGTCCGCTTTTTATTGCTGGGTTAACGGTGAATTGGCAGGATACAGTGAAGACAGCCGTCTTCCGGCTCATTTTAATATTACTCCGTTCTTAAAAACCGGGAAGAACAAACTGGCCGTTAAAGTTTTCCGTTATAGTGATGGTTCCTACCTGGAGGATCAGGATTACTGGAAATATAGCGGTATTGAACGCGATGTGTATCTCTATGCCCGTCCTCAAAGTCGTGTACAAGACTTCAAACTGGTAGCCGGTCTGACAAATGGTTATAAAGACGGAGATTTTAATCTGGATATCACACTCCACAAGCCTCATCCGGGAGGAATTGTGGAAGTGAAGATTATGGACAAAGGCAATGTAATTTATCAGCATAAAAAGGAAATAACTTCTGTTACAGATACTTTATTCGCTCAGAAACACTTGTTCCCGGCCATATTGCCTTGGAATGCCGAAACACCCAATCTCTATACATTGGTAGTCAGCACCTACGATGCTCAAGGAAAAGCATTGGAATCATTCACACAGCCTTTCGGTTTCCGTTCTGTGGAAATGCGTAACGGCATGCAACTGATAAATGGGGTAGCCGTATTGTTTAAAGGAGTAAACCGCCATGAACACGATCCGCATCATGGGCGTACCATCACCGTAGAGAGCATGATAAAAGACATTCAGTTGATGAAACAATTCAACCTGAATGCTGTACGCACTTGCCATTACCCCAACCGCTATGAATGGTATGCATTGTGTAACGAATACGGTTTGTATCTGGTAGATGAAGCAAACATTGAAAGCCATGGTATGCAGGCGCATAAAGATGGCACACTGGCTAATAATCCCGATTGGGAAGTACCGTTTATGCAACGCATGAGCCGCATGGTGCTGCGAGACCGCAATATCACCGCCATTGTCACTTGGTCAATGGGAAATGAGTCCGGCTACGGAAAACACTTTGAAACGTTATATGACTGGACCAAGAAGTTCGATCCTACTCGCCCTGTACAATATGAGGGAGGTGGTTATGATGCCAAATCTGACATCTACTGTCCGATGTATGCACGCATCTGGTCCCTGCGCCGCCATGTAAACCAGCGTGATGCCCGCCCGATGATTCTATGTGAATATGCCCACGCTATGGGTAACAGTGTAGGTAATCTACAAGACTATTGGGATTTGATTTATAAATATGACCAGCTGCAAGGTGGCTTCATATGGGACTGGGTTGACGCCACCTTTGATATCAAAGACAAGAACGGTAATAAGATTTGGGCTTACGGAGGCGACATGGGCTTTGTAGGTGTCCCTAATGACTCCAACTTCTGTGCCAACGGACTGGTAGCTGCAGACCGTTCACTTCATCCACACATCTGGGAAGTAAAAAAAGTATATCAATACATTCATTTTGAGCCGGTTGCCTTTACCACCAAGCAAATCAAAGTGACTAACTGGCATGATTTTATCGGTTTGGAAGATTACAAACTACACTGGACTGTAGAAACAGACGGAAAAGCTGTACAAAGCGGTGAAATGGATTTCCCGACAATGACTGCCCGTTCTTCTGCCTTCATCACTATCCCGATGAACTTGATTCCTAACGATGGAAAAGAATATTTCCTGAAATTGGAAGCATTTACCAAAAAGGAAGCCCCATTAGTTCCAAAGGGACATCAGGTAGCCATGGAGCAATGGCAACTGAATCCGGAAGGAGAACGGCTGCTGAATGCTACATGGACTGCCCGGGAACTAGTAGACAAAACTATAAATACCGAACGTACTCCGGATGCTATCACCTTGACAGGGGAGAACTTCCGTATCGCATTCTCTACTGCTGATGGTGAAATGACAGAACTCTTATACAACGGAAAGAATCTGATAAAAGAAGGATTACAACCCAATTTCTGGCGTGCATTAACCGACAATGATGTTGCCAACAACCATCTGGAGCGTTGCGGCATCTGGAAATTTGCAGGCAAGAACGCCAAGTTACAAAGTATCGATTTAAAAGAAGATTCAAACAAGAAACTGGCAACCGTTACTGTAAATTATAAACTGGAAGCACAAGAATCAACTTTGCAGACCATCTATCAGGTACGCCCCAATGGAGCTGTCAAAGTAAGTATGCACTTTGTACCCGGCAACAAAGCCCTTCCTGAAATGCCACGTCTGGGTATGCGTATGATTCTTCCGGCAGAATATGATGTGATGACCTGGCTGGGCCGCGGACCACAAGAAAACTATGCAGACCGCAAGACGGGTTATCCTATCGGACTCTATACCGCTACAGTATGGGAACAATTCCATCCGTATGTCCGTGCACAGGAAACCGGCAACAAAACCGATGTACGATGGGTTGCATTGCGTAATAAAGCAGGGGAAGGCCTGTTAATCACAGGTGAGGAACCGCTGAATGTCAGCGCATGGAATTTCCCGTTGGAGGATATTGACTATGTAGCATTCAATACAGAACGCCGTCATGGTGGAAGTATTATGAAGAAAGACATGGTATGGTTAAACATCGACCACCGTCACATGGGGGTAGGTGGAGATAATACTTGGGGAGCGCAAGTACATCCGGAATATACCATCACTCCGCACGAATGGCAATACAGCTTTACCATGCAACCTTTGAGCAATCAAGACGATGCTGCTGAAAAAGCGCATAAGAAATGGTTTTAA
- the sufC gene encoding Fe-S cluster assembly ATPase SufC — protein MLEIKDLHASVNGKEILKGINLSIKKGEVHAIMGPNGSGKSTLSSVLVGNPAFEVTKGSVTFEGKDLLALNPEDRSHEGLFLSFQYPVEIPGVSMVNFMRAAVNEQRKYKGLPALTASEFLKLMREKRAVVELDNKLANRSVNEGFSGGEKKRNEIFQMAMLEPKLSILDETDSGLDIDALRIVAEGVNKLKTPETSCIVITHYQRLLDYIKPDIVHVLYKGRIVKTAGPELALELEERGYDWIKAELGE, from the coding sequence ATGTTAGAGATAAAAGACTTACATGCCAGTGTCAATGGCAAAGAAATATTGAAAGGTATTAATCTAAGCATAAAGAAAGGTGAAGTTCATGCTATTATGGGACCCAACGGTTCCGGAAAGAGTACCCTTTCGTCTGTGTTGGTAGGCAATCCGGCTTTTGAGGTAACGAAAGGTTCGGTGACCTTTGAAGGAAAAGATTTGTTGGCTTTGAATCCTGAGGATCGCAGCCATGAGGGTCTGTTTTTGTCTTTCCAATATCCGGTGGAGATTCCCGGAGTCAGTATGGTGAACTTTATGCGTGCGGCGGTAAACGAGCAGCGTAAATATAAAGGCCTTCCTGCATTAACAGCCAGTGAGTTCTTGAAGCTGATGCGCGAGAAACGGGCTGTGGTAGAATTGGATAATAAATTGGCAAACCGTTCGGTAAACGAGGGATTCAGCGGTGGTGAGAAGAAGCGCAATGAGATCTTCCAGATGGCTATGCTGGAGCCTAAGTTGAGTATTTTGGATGAAACGGATTCCGGTCTTGATATTGATGCGTTGCGTATTGTAGCCGAGGGTGTGAACAAACTGAAGACTCCCGAAACAAGTTGTATCGTCATTACACACTATCAACGGTTGCTGGATTATATCAAACCGGATATTGTACATGTATTGTATAAAGGACGTATTGTAAAAACTGCGGGTCCCGAATTGGCTTTGGAACTGGAAGAGCGTGGTTACGACTGGATAAAAGCCGAGTTGGGAGAATAA